A single genomic interval of Schistocerca americana isolate TAMUIC-IGC-003095 chromosome 2, iqSchAmer2.1, whole genome shotgun sequence harbors:
- the LOC124594321 gene encoding zinc finger MYM-type protein 1-like, which produces MLRSYSLCWSQRNIDTCDVAAEDSSSSTTAVCESLTLSENLGLWPLNSNLDSVYRFCCEMFGKNVSSLSDTNEFSGWQHLSLTLKRHKTSQSYNENLKSLKQLNNTLLTKNTVNHMQLRLIEKGKKHCCAVLERIIIVIKFLSRQCLTFRGSSKEICVLDKGNFLKAVETLAPFDSVMREHIRRIESKSDPNCTSGASRTEQITVIFRHVYLNHTDKKVEVCEHFIGFCPIIGSSG; this is translated from the exons ATGTTGCGCTCCTACTCCCTCTGCTGGTCTCAACGAAACATTGACACGTGTGATGTTGCTGCTGAAGACTCTTCAAGCAGTACAACAGCAGTTTGTGAGAGTTTGACACTTAGCGAAAACCTAGGGCTGTGGCCTCTTAATAGTAATctg GATTCAGTGTATCGTTTCTGTTGTGAAATGTTTGGTAAAAATGTAAGTAGTCTGTCTGATACGAATGAATTCTCAGGTTGGCAGCATTTATCATTGACTTTGAAAAGACACAAAACAAGTCAATCCTACAATGAAAATTTGAAGTCATTGAAACAattgaataatacactactg ACAAAGAACACTGTAAATCATATGCAACTGAGACTAATAGAGAAGGGAAAAAAGCACTGCTGTGCTGTACTGGAaaggattattattgttattaagttCTTGTCGCGACAATGTCTGACTTTTCGCGGTTCTTCCAAAGAAATATGTGTACTTGataaaggaaattttttaaaagcAGTAGAGACGCTAGCACCTTTTGATTCAGTTATGCGGGAACATATTCGCAGAATTGAATCAAAATCTGACCCAA ACTGTACATCAGGTGCAAGTCGTACAGAACAAATAACAGTAATATTTAGGCATGTTTATCTAAACCACACAGACAAGAAAGTAGAGGTATGTGAACATTTCATTGGTTTCTGCCCGATTATTGGTTCAAGTGGCTAG